One segment of Oscillospiraceae bacterium MB08-C2-2 DNA contains the following:
- a CDS encoding ABC transporter permease — MNDTADISRKDTAFLPNDFELIGGEPEAHIDSGFSSDSYWKDVQRRFINNKGAVAALILIIIIMLLAAFGPSMSGYNYSEQALSQKNFAPRIPVLENMGIFNGNESLRTTSGTKLINGYQDKNLPDVYYWFGSDTLGRDIWTRVWEGTRISLGIAVVSAVINMTLGMSYGLVSGYFGGLVDSGMQRFAEIVNGIPRLVIVTLLLLVLKPGFSTIVLALVITEWISMSRIARAEMLKLKEQEFVLASRTLGAGSFTIIFREILPNIIGQLITQLMFSIPTAIFTEAFLSFVGLGIPVPQCSLGSLISDAFNSFTTHPYQIIPPLVVLALLMLCFNMLADGLREAFDPKLKEM, encoded by the coding sequence ATGAATGATACCGCGGATATTTCCCGGAAGGATACGGCCTTTTTGCCCAATGATTTTGAACTGATTGGCGGAGAGCCGGAAGCACACATTGACTCTGGCTTTTCAAGCGACAGTTACTGGAAAGATGTACAGCGCCGGTTTATAAACAACAAGGGTGCTGTGGCGGCTTTGATCCTGATTATCATTATCATGCTGCTGGCTGCTTTTGGCCCCAGCATGAGCGGCTACAATTACTCCGAGCAGGCCCTTTCCCAAAAGAACTTTGCCCCCAGAATCCCCGTTCTGGAGAATATGGGTATTTTCAACGGCAACGAATCTCTGCGCACCACCAGCGGCACCAAGTTGATCAACGGCTATCAGGATAAGAATCTGCCGGATGTTTATTATTGGTTTGGCAGTGACACTCTCGGCCGTGACATCTGGACCCGTGTATGGGAGGGCACCCGCATCTCCTTAGGTATCGCTGTGGTCAGTGCCGTTATTAACATGACCCTTGGCATGTCTTATGGCTTGGTTAGTGGTTATTTTGGCGGCCTTGTGGATAGCGGCATGCAGCGCTTTGCTGAGATTGTCAACGGCATTCCGCGGCTGGTTATAGTCACGCTGCTGCTTTTGGTTCTCAAGCCCGGTTTTTCCACCATTGTGCTGGCCCTTGTTATCACGGAATGGATCAGCATGAGCCGTATTGCCCGTGCAGAAATGCTCAAGCTCAAGGAGCAGGAGTTTGTTCTGGCGAGCCGTACCTTGGGAGCCGGCAGCTTTACGATTATTTTCCGGGAAATTCTGCCCAACATTATCGGGCAGCTTATCACCCAGCTGATGTTCAGCATTCCCACTGCTATTTTCACCGAAGCCTTTTTGAGCTTTGTGGGATTGGGCATTCCGGTACCCCAGTGCAGTCTGGGTTCGCTAATCAGTGATGCTTTTAACAGCTTCACCACCCACCCCTATCAGATCATTCCGCCGCTGGTTGTGCTGGCTTTGCTGATGCTGTGCTTCAACATGCTGGCGGATGGCCTCCGTGAAGCGTTTGATCCAAAACTCAAGGAAATGTGA
- a CDS encoding ABC transporter permease: MKRYIFRRVLISVFTLLAITLVLFTLLQLMPGSPFNDEKLTNDQRAVLNAKYGLDQPLHVQFGRYVVRLVQGDLGVSYNISKNTPISQLIESRLPVSIKIGGMAVGAGALVGLLLGIVAALNHNTWLDRLCTVISVLGVSVPSYVFALTLSYSLGFRLSLLPMLYSAKAPLASGVMPSIALSMFTLASIARFTRNEMLEVMGSDYMMLAESKGITGAPLIVRHAMRNALIPIITVLAPLIVDLMTGSLVVEKIFAIPGVGSLLVTAIQSNDYNVVIALSFIYSAMYIGIMLLVDVLYGIIDPRIRLSKSGDSEGPGRLGFFGRWARVLGIRKVKGGECA; encoded by the coding sequence GTGAAACGCTATATCTTCAGGCGCGTGCTGATCTCTGTGTTCACCCTGCTGGCCATTACTCTGGTGCTGTTTACTCTGCTCCAGTTGATGCCGGGCTCGCCTTTTAATGATGAAAAGCTGACCAATGATCAGCGGGCGGTGCTGAATGCAAAATACGGTCTGGATCAGCCGCTTCATGTGCAGTTTGGCCGTTATGTGGTCAGGCTGGTACAGGGGGATTTGGGCGTCAGCTACAATATCAGCAAGAACACCCCCATCAGCCAGCTTATTGAAAGCCGTCTGCCTGTTAGCATTAAAATAGGCGGTATGGCTGTTGGTGCAGGCGCGCTGGTCGGGCTTCTGCTTGGTATTGTAGCCGCTCTTAACCATAACACTTGGCTGGACAGGCTCTGTACCGTTATTTCGGTATTGGGTGTATCGGTGCCCAGCTATGTGTTTGCTCTGACCCTCAGCTATAGCCTTGGCTTTCGGCTGAGCCTGCTGCCTATGCTTTATAGCGCCAAAGCACCGCTTGCTTCCGGGGTGATGCCCAGTATTGCTCTGAGCATGTTCACTCTGGCTTCCATTGCGCGGTTTACCCGCAATGAAATGCTGGAGGTTATGGGAAGCGATTATATGATGCTGGCGGAAAGTAAGGGTATTACAGGAGCACCGTTGATTGTACGCCATGCCATGCGCAATGCGTTGATTCCCATCATCACTGTTCTGGCTCCGCTGATCGTGGATTTGATGACAGGCAGCTTGGTGGTGGAAAAGATTTTTGCCATCCCCGGAGTGGGTAGCCTGCTGGTTACAGCGATACAGTCCAACGATTACAATGTGGTTATCGCACTTAGCTTTATTTACAGCGCCATGTACATTGGCATTATGCTGCTTGTGGATGTGCTTTACGGTATCATTGATCCCCGCATTCGTCTTTCCAAAAGTGGGGATAGTGAAGGCCCCGGCCGGTTAGGTTTTTTTGGCCGCTGGGCCCGTGTATTGGGTATACGCAAGGTGAAGGGCGGTGAGTGTGCATGA
- a CDS encoding peptide ABC transporter substrate-binding protein: protein MKLSKRLASGILAGLMVLSLAACGQSSNSGGSSSSAGASSGASNQTNGNVLNVMVEVEVASLDPQIATDGTSFEVIADFTDGLMQMDETGKAVSAIAETYDLSEDGLTYTFHLRENAKWSNGEPVTAADFVYGWQRAADPATASEYSYMLSDIGQVKNAAEIIAGEKPVTELGVTAVDEKTLKVELNVPVSYFLSLMYFPTFYPINQAFYEGLADGTFGTSPSTVLSNGAFILESYEPAALAFTLTKNPEYYDAANVKLDGLNYQVIKDSQQAFMSYQNGDLDIVKLSGDQVDQVGEDPELNVVGAGYMWYITLNGHKIPALANANFRLALTNAVNRVAIVEDVVKDGSVATYTAVPPQFAAGPDGSDFSGDQNLFKDVCSYDVAKAAAYYEKAKQELGQDSFTFELMLEDQTETQNVAAVLKEQIESALPGITLNLKVQPKKQRVEDIQSGNYEVCLTRWGPDYADPMTYLNMWTTDNNNNYGLWSNPKYDAIIADCTTGAYITDAEARWKAMYEAEKIVMEEAVIVPLYTKADANMIKTGVSGIEFHPVALNRVYKRAVKG from the coding sequence ATGAAACTGAGCAAACGCTTAGCTTCGGGGATTCTGGCCGGTCTGATGGTACTTAGTCTTGCTGCCTGCGGTCAATCCTCAAATTCTGGAGGTTCATCGTCTTCTGCCGGAGCTTCCAGTGGAGCTTCTAATCAAACAAACGGCAACGTTCTGAATGTAATGGTAGAAGTCGAGGTTGCCAGCCTCGATCCGCAGATTGCTACCGATGGCACCAGCTTTGAAGTCATTGCTGATTTTACCGATGGGCTTATGCAAATGGATGAAACAGGCAAGGCTGTTTCTGCCATTGCTGAAACCTATGACCTGAGCGAGGATGGCCTTACCTATACTTTCCATCTGCGTGAGAATGCAAAATGGAGCAACGGTGAGCCTGTTACTGCTGCTGACTTCGTTTATGGCTGGCAGCGTGCTGCTGATCCCGCAACTGCCTCTGAGTATTCTTATATGCTCAGCGACATCGGCCAGGTTAAAAATGCTGCCGAGATTATTGCCGGTGAGAAGCCTGTAACCGAGCTTGGCGTAACCGCAGTGGATGAGAAAACCCTTAAGGTTGAGCTGAATGTTCCTGTTTCCTATTTCCTCAGCCTGATGTATTTCCCCACCTTCTATCCCATTAACCAAGCCTTTTATGAGGGCCTGGCAGATGGTACCTTTGGTACCAGCCCCAGCACTGTGCTCAGCAACGGCGCTTTCATTCTTGAGAGCTACGAGCCTGCTGCTTTGGCCTTTACTCTGACCAAGAACCCTGAATATTATGATGCAGCCAATGTGAAGCTGGATGGTCTGAATTATCAGGTTATCAAAGACAGCCAGCAGGCTTTCATGAGCTACCAGAATGGCGATCTTGACATTGTGAAGCTTAGCGGTGATCAGGTTGATCAGGTTGGTGAAGATCCTGAACTGAATGTGGTTGGTGCCGGTTACATGTGGTACATCACCCTGAACGGCCATAAGATTCCTGCTCTTGCAAATGCAAACTTCCGTCTTGCTTTGACCAATGCGGTTAACCGTGTTGCTATTGTCGAAGATGTTGTTAAGGATGGCTCTGTTGCCACCTATACCGCTGTTCCTCCCCAGTTTGCCGCCGGCCCGGATGGCAGCGATTTCAGCGGTGATCAGAATCTGTTTAAAGATGTCTGCTCCTATGATGTTGCTAAGGCCGCTGCGTATTACGAGAAGGCTAAGCAGGAGCTTGGACAGGATAGCTTTACTTTTGAATTGATGCTTGAGGATCAGACCGAGACCCAGAACGTAGCCGCTGTTCTGAAAGAGCAGATCGAAAGCGCTCTGCCCGGTATCACTCTGAATCTGAAGGTTCAGCCCAAGAAACAGCGTGTTGAGGATATTCAGTCCGGTAACTATGAAGTTTGCCTTACCCGTTGGGGACCTGACTATGCCGATCCTATGACCTACCTGAACATGTGGACTACTGATAATAACAACAACTATGGTCTCTGGAGCAATCCTAAGTACGATGCTATTATTGCTGATTGCACCACTGGTGCCTATATCACCGATGCAGAGGCTCGTTGGAAAGCTATGTATGAAGCTGAAAAGATCGTGATGGAAGAAGCGGTGATCGTGCCTTTATATACTAAGGCTGACGCCAATATGATTAAAACCGGCGTGTCGGGCATTGAGTTCCACCCTGTTGCTCTGAACCGTGTTTATAAGCGTGCGGTGAAGGGTTAA
- a CDS encoding DUF898 family protein encodes MNETTVNTSTPQVNTGNSYFDGEVLQFIGRSILASLICSFTFSICFPWALCMVYGWKIDHTVIQGRRLKFVGTPMGLFGSWIKWLLLTAVTFGIYGFWACINLEKWVAQNTTYAD; translated from the coding sequence ATGAACGAAACCACAGTCAACACAAGCACACCACAAGTCAACACTGGAAATTCCTATTTTGATGGTGAGGTTCTTCAGTTTATCGGGCGGAGTATTCTGGCCAGCCTGATTTGCAGCTTCACTTTCAGCATTTGCTTTCCGTGGGCCCTGTGCATGGTCTATGGTTGGAAAATTGATCATACGGTTATCCAGGGCCGGAGGCTGAAATTTGTTGGCACTCCTATGGGCCTTTTTGGAAGCTGGATTAAATGGCTTCTGCTCACTGCCGTTACCTTTGGTATTTATGGCTTCTGGGCTTGTATCAACCTTGAAAAATGGGTAGCCCAAAACACGACTTACGCCGATTAA
- a CDS encoding DUF3793 family protein gives MHKISSRFASGSPAQALYIRLYCASAPVLEGVKPALLFNLFKDEQTVWEEVGHTLLDDLRLDAFCVYRTKEGFSTFLFYRAASLQSHLNRPEIKAFLSSRGYPASEYLADQLNSLKEQYQIHQYPHEIGIFLGYPLADVRGFILHKGRDYKLRKYWKVYGDVKESLQLFTLIDLAKSRALQSVAAYTS, from the coding sequence ATGCATAAAATCAGCAGTCGTTTTGCCTCGGGCAGCCCGGCTCAAGCACTTTACATACGTTTGTATTGCGCTTCTGCTCCTGTTCTTGAAGGCGTGAAGCCCGCCCTGCTCTTTAACCTGTTCAAAGATGAGCAGACTGTCTGGGAAGAAGTTGGGCATACCCTTCTGGATGATTTAAGGTTGGATGCATTTTGCGTTTATCGAACAAAAGAAGGTTTTTCTACTTTTCTCTTTTATCGAGCAGCTTCCCTTCAATCTCATCTAAACCGCCCGGAAATTAAGGCGTTTTTATCCTCCCGAGGCTATCCTGCCTCTGAATACCTCGCCGATCAGCTGAACTCTCTCAAGGAGCAATACCAAATACACCAATATCCACACGAAATTGGTATTTTTCTGGGTTACCCTTTGGCGGATGTCCGGGGATTCATTCTTCACAAAGGGCGGGATTATAAACTGCGGAAATACTGGAAGGTTTATGGAGATGTGAAAGAATCCCTGCAGCTGTTCACCCTCATTGACTTGGCAAAAAGCCGGGCTTTGCAGTCGGTGGCGGCATATACCTCATAA
- a CDS encoding flavodoxin codes for MNISIIYWSGTGNTQAMAELIAEGAREAGAQVTVKEVYSASVEDFASADAAALGCPSMGDESLDDDFAAYVDSLADKVSGKKLGLFGSYDWGDGQWMRDWVARMNDAGAVVAGEGIIVNLTPEGDSAEACKEYGKALASM; via the coding sequence ATGAACATATCGATTATTTATTGGAGCGGAACCGGTAATACACAGGCTATGGCAGAGCTGATCGCAGAGGGCGCCAGGGAGGCCGGTGCTCAGGTTACGGTTAAGGAAGTCTATTCTGCCTCTGTGGAGGACTTTGCCTCTGCCGATGCCGCCGCTTTGGGATGCCCTTCCATGGGAGATGAATCTCTGGATGATGACTTTGCCGCCTATGTGGATAGCTTGGCTGATAAGGTCTCCGGCAAAAAGCTTGGCCTTTTCGGCTCCTACGATTGGGGCGATGGCCAGTGGATGCGGGATTGGGTTGCCCGCATGAACGATGCCGGTGCTGTTGTAGCAGGAGAAGGCATCATTGTAAACCTCACCCCTGAGGGTGACAGCGCAGAAGCCTGCAAGGAATACGGAAAAGCTCTCGCTTCTATGTAA
- the spoIIID gene encoding sporulation transcriptional regulator SpoIIID, with protein MKGMPEERAINLAQYIIKHNATVRQTAKKFNISKSTVHKDVSERLKTINESLYNSVKVVLEQNKSERHIRGGMATKNKYEKLRKK; from the coding sequence TTGAAAGGGATGCCGGAGGAGCGAGCGATCAACTTGGCTCAGTATATCATAAAGCACAATGCAACAGTTCGCCAAACTGCAAAGAAGTTTAATATAAGCAAAAGCACTGTACATAAAGATGTGAGTGAGCGGCTGAAAACCATTAACGAATCCCTGTATAACAGCGTGAAGGTAGTTCTGGAACAAAACAAATCGGAGCGGCATATCCGTGGGGGAATGGCGACAAAAAATAAATATGAAAAGCTTCGCAAAAAGTAA
- a CDS encoding oligosaccharide flippase family protein, whose amino-acid sequence MGKYKNLVSNTVVFALGTFSSKLLVFFLMPFYTRMLSAESYGTMDLVVNTCNLILPVVTLCMAESVIRFTLDKAYRKSEVFSAGLAVELAGYAVLILLYPLLHRVELISEYTLLIYLYVLTSFLRSLTSNFVRSLGFVRLFALDGMFTTITTVGFNVLFLAGFGWGVKGYVLATIASDGLSTLGLFLILKLHRFVKLGSIHKKTIREMLRYSLPLIPTALGWWITNLSDRYMVSYMVGLEANGLYSAAYKIPTMITLVSAIFIQAWQISAFSEYEGEENVRFFSNVFRTYCTFIFMAASGLILLIRPITKILLAPEYYSSWQYAPFLILAVSFSCLVTFLGTIYNAAKSNGMALVTTFVGAAVNIVLNVFLIPKYGATGSAFATFASYFIVFLIRAVDTQRFVKVRMAPVKIAMYLALLLLQIWVSMTEPKFGVWIQVAILLLIVVMSLGYIVFFFRWGSDLLKRRKNPQEN is encoded by the coding sequence ATGGGAAAATATAAAAATCTAGTTTCCAATACCGTGGTTTTTGCTCTGGGAACCTTTAGCTCCAAGCTTTTGGTGTTTTTCCTTATGCCCTTTTACACCCGAATGCTTTCAGCGGAATCCTATGGCACAATGGATTTGGTGGTCAATACCTGCAATTTGATTTTGCCGGTGGTGACCCTTTGCATGGCTGAATCGGTGATCCGGTTTACGCTGGATAAGGCCTACCGGAAATCAGAGGTTTTTTCGGCGGGCTTGGCAGTGGAACTGGCCGGGTATGCTGTTTTGATTTTACTGTATCCTTTGCTGCATAGGGTTGAACTGATTTCGGAATACACTCTTTTGATCTATCTATATGTGCTGACTTCATTCCTGCGCTCTCTGACCTCCAACTTTGTTCGCTCCTTGGGGTTTGTGCGGCTGTTTGCCCTGGATGGGATGTTTACCACCATTACTACAGTGGGCTTTAATGTGTTGTTCTTGGCTGGCTTTGGCTGGGGTGTAAAAGGATATGTTCTGGCCACAATAGCCTCCGATGGCCTTTCGACCCTTGGCCTGTTTCTGATTCTCAAGCTGCACCGGTTTGTAAAGCTTGGCAGTATCCATAAAAAGACAATCAGAGAGATGCTACGCTATTCACTGCCGCTGATTCCAACGGCACTGGGATGGTGGATCACCAACCTTTCTGACCGGTATATGGTATCCTATATGGTGGGCTTGGAGGCCAACGGTCTCTATAGTGCTGCTTACAAAATCCCCACCATGATCACACTGGTTTCGGCTATTTTTATTCAGGCTTGGCAGATTTCAGCTTTCAGCGAGTATGAGGGAGAGGAAAACGTCCGTTTTTTCTCCAATGTATTCCGAACCTACTGTACCTTTATTTTTATGGCGGCTTCCGGCCTGATTCTGCTGATTCGGCCCATTACCAAAATCCTGCTGGCCCCGGAATATTACTCATCTTGGCAGTATGCGCCTTTTCTGATTCTGGCTGTCTCCTTCTCCTGCTTGGTTACTTTTTTAGGCACCATCTACAATGCGGCCAAAAGTAATGGAATGGCCTTGGTCACGACCTTTGTGGGGGCGGCTGTCAACATTGTGCTCAATGTTTTTCTCATTCCGAAATATGGGGCAACAGGATCGGCTTTTGCCACCTTCGCCAGCTACTTTATTGTATTTTTGATTCGTGCGGTGGACACCCAGCGCTTTGTTAAAGTGCGTATGGCCCCTGTAAAAATTGCGATGTATCTGGCTTTGCTGCTGCTTCAGATATGGGTTTCCATGACTGAGCCAAAATTTGGGGTATGGATACAGGTTGCCATTCTCCTGCTGATTGTCGTTATGAGCCTTGGCTATATTGTATTTTTCTTCCGCTGGGGAAGTGATCTTCTCAAAAGACGAAAAAATCCGCAAGAGAACTGA
- a CDS encoding D-alanyl-D-alanine carboxypeptidase family protein, producing the protein MKKNCLMVAAVFLFQVVLGSFLTVTAQAQSYSPPHEVSAQYVYLYNLDTETLIYEKNSNEAAYPASLTKIMTCLLALEMTEDLDSTLLTYPLYIQDFLYDYQYVKKNGAVSLAGLSMGETLSMRQMLYALMLPSGNEAALIIADYLGGGSQQTFIEMMNKRAKELGANNTNFVNPNGLFDESHTTTAKDMFLIARHAMSVPGFMDIVSTTSYETGPTNKHDNLTWRTTNQMMVPASSYYYPALQGIKTGTLPQAGKCLVSTASKDGFTYLMVVMGAPMADSGGNAYAQDMNFSETKRLYDWVFDTFKVKALVEKGKYVSEVELKLSMDKDFVQVMTAERFTALLPDDIEASSVTLVPVVPESLNAPIQKGDEVGYLRLLLSGDEVGQVKLVAAESVAETPVLVFLEKFKSILGSFWFKFAVVLVVLLIILYSFWMIMRNKRRRTSSYRPRRRL; encoded by the coding sequence GTGAAAAAAAACTGCTTGATGGTGGCGGCCGTTTTTCTGTTTCAGGTTGTGCTGGGTTCTTTTTTGACAGTAACGGCTCAAGCTCAAAGCTATTCGCCCCCCCATGAGGTCAGTGCCCAGTATGTATATCTATATAATCTGGATACTGAAACGCTCATCTATGAAAAGAATTCCAACGAAGCGGCCTATCCCGCTTCGCTGACCAAAATCATGACCTGCCTGCTGGCATTGGAGATGACAGAGGATTTGGACAGCACTCTATTAACATACCCTCTGTATATTCAGGATTTTTTATACGATTATCAATATGTCAAAAAGAACGGTGCGGTTTCGCTGGCGGGGCTTTCCATGGGGGAGACACTCTCCATGCGCCAGATGCTTTATGCACTTATGTTACCCTCAGGGAATGAAGCGGCGCTGATTATTGCGGATTATCTGGGTGGGGGTTCTCAGCAAACCTTTATTGAAATGATGAATAAGAGGGCCAAGGAGCTGGGAGCAAACAATACCAACTTTGTGAACCCCAACGGCCTTTTTGATGAAAGCCATACCACAACGGCCAAGGATATGTTTCTCATTGCCCGCCATGCCATGAGTGTGCCGGGATTTATGGATATCGTTTCGACTACTTCTTATGAAACCGGGCCCACCAATAAGCACGATAATCTGACATGGCGCACCACTAATCAGATGATGGTGCCGGCCAGCAGCTATTATTATCCGGCCTTGCAGGGGATTAAAACCGGTACCTTGCCTCAGGCAGGGAAGTGCTTGGTCTCCACGGCCAGCAAGGATGGCTTCACCTATCTGATGGTAGTGATGGGGGCACCCATGGCCGATTCGGGCGGTAACGCCTATGCGCAGGATATGAACTTTTCCGAAACCAAGAGGCTGTATGATTGGGTATTTGATACCTTTAAAGTAAAGGCTTTGGTGGAGAAGGGCAAATATGTCTCCGAGGTGGAACTAAAGCTTTCCATGGATAAAGATTTTGTGCAGGTTATGACAGCAGAACGCTTTACCGCTTTGCTTCCCGATGATATTGAGGCCTCCAGTGTAACCTTGGTTCCGGTGGTACCGGAAAGCCTGAATGCTCCCATTCAAAAGGGGGACGAGGTTGGGTATCTTCGCCTGCTTCTTTCCGGCGATGAAGTTGGGCAGGTCAAGCTGGTAGCGGCTGAATCGGTAGCGGAAACGCCTGTGCTGGTGTTTTTGGAAAAGTTTAAATCCATTCTGGGCAGCTTCTGGTTTAAATTTGCTGTTGTTCTGGTTGTTCTTTTGATTATCCTTTATTCTTTCTGGATGATCATGCGCAACAAACGCCGCCGGACAAGCTCCTACCGCCCTCGCCGCCGCCTGTAA
- a CDS encoding metallophosphoesterase, translated as MTVTIYITGDIHGDLSRFNTKGMRRLRKGDTLIICGDFGFLWEDSKAEQKALRWIGKRRYNVLFVEGTHDNLDLIEKYPVTDWMGGKVREISGNLRQLVRGSVFTLENSKLLAFGGGDSVDADMRHAGETWWSRELPTPEEVEIARQNLALHENKVDYIITHQPSNKIHGALTMKDNEPNNLDVFLDEVLRNCSFTRWYFGHYHLDRLIPPNQVAVFKEILPVTRK; from the coding sequence GTGACTGTCACGATTTACATAACGGGCGATATACACGGGGACCTTTCCCGCTTTAATACAAAAGGAATGCGCCGCCTCCGCAAGGGCGATACCTTAATTATCTGTGGCGATTTTGGCTTTCTGTGGGAGGATAGTAAGGCCGAACAAAAGGCTTTGCGCTGGATTGGCAAAAGGCGTTACAATGTCTTGTTTGTAGAAGGTACCCACGACAACTTGGACTTGATTGAAAAATACCCTGTCACCGATTGGATGGGCGGTAAGGTGCGAGAAATCTCCGGCAACCTGCGCCAATTGGTTCGCGGCAGTGTTTTCACGCTGGAAAACAGCAAGCTTTTGGCTTTTGGAGGCGGAGACAGCGTCGATGCAGATATGCGGCATGCCGGCGAAACCTGGTGGAGCCGGGAACTGCCCACCCCTGAGGAAGTGGAAATCGCCAGACAGAATCTGGCCCTGCATGAAAACAAGGTGGATTACATTATAACCCACCAGCCCAGCAACAAAATTCACGGGGCTCTCACCATGAAGGATAATGAGCCAAATAATTTGGATGTATTTCTGGATGAGGTTCTGCGCAATTGCAGTTTTACCCGCTGGTATTTTGGCCATTATCATCTGGATCGACTGATTCCGCCCAATCAAGTGGCTGTTTTTAAAGAAATATTGCCGGTTACCCGGAAATAA
- a CDS encoding helix-turn-helix domain-containing protein — protein MPMIYKLDVLKALKKAGVSTYRLRKDKLLSESTVQKLRTGYPIAWENIEAICALLDCQPGDLLEYKKS, from the coding sequence ATGCCTATGATATATAAACTTGATGTTTTGAAGGCATTAAAAAAAGCTGGCGTATCAACTTATAGGCTACGTAAAGATAAATTATTAAGCGAATCTACTGTACAGAAATTAAGAACTGGATATCCAATAGCATGGGAGAATATAGAAGCGATCTGCGCCTTGTTAGACTGTCAGCCGGGGGATTTATTAGAATATAAAAAGAGCTAA
- a CDS encoding YHYH domain-containing protein, whose protein sequence is MKRIISILLIFVMAFSISLFPLAHSGRTDARGGHKDNKNVSGLGSYHYHCGGNPPHLHTNGVCPYASTSASSNRSSSSSSSSSTASYEENLVYFNDISEESSSESSGSTSIDDNTTDSTKKIATEIKEYFQKHFTNEMYVVYIGHLGEFNASLRVIYKSELSGLNTQSLVFYNYNQKDNIYSKIESPDYTFKDGALEFTTESNQGYVIITDKDFVKK, encoded by the coding sequence ATGAAACGAATTATAAGTATACTACTAATTTTTGTTATGGCATTTTCAATATCTCTTTTTCCCCTTGCACATTCCGGTAGGACAGACGCACGTGGCGGACATAAGGATAATAAAAACGTTTCTGGATTAGGAAGTTATCATTACCACTGTGGTGGCAATCCTCCACATCTACATACTAATGGTGTTTGCCCATATGCATCTACTAGTGCCTCAAGTAATCGAAGCAGCAGTTCTTCAAGTAGTTCAAGTACTGCAAGCTATGAAGAAAACCTTGTTTATTTTAACGACATCTCCGAGGAGTCAAGTTCTGAGAGTAGTGGTAGTACCTCGATAGATGATAACACAACGGATTCAACAAAAAAAATTGCCACAGAAATTAAAGAGTACTTCCAGAAGCACTTTACAAATGAAATGTATGTTGTGTACATTGGACATTTAGGGGAGTTTAATGCCAGTCTACGAGTGATTTACAAATCAGAGTTAAGCGGTCTAAATACCCAAAGCCTAGTTTTTTATAACTACAATCAGAAAGACAATATCTACTCCAAAATAGAGAGCCCAGATTATACATTTAAAGATGGAGCACTTGAATTTACAACTGAATCCAACCAAGGTTACGTTATTATAACCGACAAGGATTTTGTTAAGAAATAA